The Xiphias gladius isolate SHS-SW01 ecotype Sanya breed wild chromosome 17, ASM1685928v1, whole genome shotgun sequence genome includes the window GGCAAACCACAACCATCACCACAATCACCaacaccagcaccaccagcagggCAGGTGTGAACCCCACCCTCACCAGGACACCACCACCCACCCTTGGATTTCCTTCAGCGGGAGGCCCAGCtctatcagcagcagcagcagcacctcaTCTGATCAGAGGCTGCTGGACCATGCTGCACCCACCCCGACGGTGGACCACCACCCAAACCTGCACCCTCACCAGGGCCCCTTCAACACAGTCACTACCCGAACTCCAGGCTGCTTCACTTCCTCTGAATCTAAGGTcctcacctcctcttcctctgcttcctcctgctcctcctccaaaTCGCTGGACCTCAAGTCTGCAAAGATAACTGTGGCAGGCGTGTGCTCCACTGGTGGCCAGCAGGGGTTGGCGCTGATTCCATCCTCCCCAGCCGAGAAAAAGCACCTCCTTCTCTGCGAGCACTGCGGGAAGTGTCGCTGCACGGAGTGTACGCTCCCCAGAACCCTACCCTCTTGCTGGGTCTGCAACCAGGAGTGCCTGTGCTCTGCTCAGAGCCTGGTGGATACAGCCACCTGTATGTGCCTGGTCAAAGGGATCTTCTACCACTGTACtgaggatgaggatgacgaGGGCTCCTGCGCCGACAAGCCCTGCTCATGCTCCCAGGCCAACTGCTGCGCCCGCTGGTCCTTCATGGCTGCCCTTTCCCTCGTCCTGCCTTGCCTGGTCTGTTATCTGCCTGCGATGGGCCTAGCCAAACTGGGACAGAAGTGTTACGACAATGTTAGCAGGCCTGGCTGCCGCTGCAAGAACTTGCAGGGTGGCATGAGCGTCCCTGTGTGTACAAACGGAGGCGTGGAGGCCAAAGTTGGGACACTcgagaagcagcagcaggggtcATGATACAGGACCAAACTGGCTGGCAGTGGCcttggtaaaataaaaatggacgGGACCACCTAGTAACTGCTCACTCTGTATTAATAGGACAATCCAACACCAACCCCTTAAACTACCCCGTTAATTTGCTGGAAGATGACTTATGTAAAACAAAGGTACTTAAATGGCTTTTTGACCTATGTTTGATAGGGTGGTGATCAAAACGGGCCTGATCTGCAAGAGTTGGCTAGTAGGAATAGTTAACAGGccttttgtcatgttttttttagttgttgttgttgttttgtttgtttaattttttttttgtttggttttgtttggttttttttgtaagaggGACACAAGAAGAAGAGACTAGATTGTGGGactggtgtttgtgttgttgagtGAAGATGGCTGAAGGCACAAAGTCATTGTACCTCCCTGCTGCTCTGTATTTCTCAGCTAATTTTTTAAACGGTAACTAACCAGAAGCTGGTTGCTCATCCTTGGATAACATAGAAGTTATATGATGGAGATAAATATATGTACAACCCCTCCCACCCCCAAAAGCACAGCCCCGTGTCCCCCTTGtctaaacaaacatgaaaacaagtgATTACCTATACTGTGGCTTTACGATAGGCCACTGCAAGAGTGAAACCACcacttactcactcactcactctctctgctaTTATGATGATCACCAATCTCTTAGTGTCACCATTTTCCCTCTCATACGTTAAAGATGCTGGCATGGTAGTGCTAACATTTTAT containing:
- the spry4 gene encoding protein sprouty homolog 4 yields the protein MESRVPHHIPGVSSSLISQPLLDSRVPYGRLQHPLTIYPIDQIKSSHVENDYIDSPAVVSQQPPSQKSLNRRITWLGQNQEAFLGANHNHHHNHQHQHHQQGRCEPHPHQDTTTHPWISFSGRPSSISSSSSTSSDQRLLDHAAPTPTVDHHPNLHPHQGPFNTVTTRTPGCFTSSESKVLTSSSSASSCSSSKSLDLKSAKITVAGVCSTGGQQGLALIPSSPAEKKHLLLCEHCGKCRCTECTLPRTLPSCWVCNQECLCSAQSLVDTATCMCLVKGIFYHCTEDEDDEGSCADKPCSCSQANCCARWSFMAALSLVLPCLVCYLPAMGLAKLGQKCYDNVSRPGCRCKNLQGGMSVPVCTNGGVEAKVGTLEKQQQGS